In Ochotona princeps isolate mOchPri1 chromosome 22, mOchPri1.hap1, whole genome shotgun sequence, the following are encoded in one genomic region:
- the PANK2 gene encoding pantothenate kinase 2, mitochondrial isoform X1, which produces MPAFIQMGRDKNFSSLHTVFCATGGGAYKFEQDFLTIGDLQLCKLDELDCLIKGILYIDSVGFNGRSQCYYFENPADSEKCQKLPFDLKNPYPLLLVNIGSGVSILAVYSKDNYKRVTGTSLGGGTFFGLCCLLTGCTTFEEALEMASRGDSTKVDKLVRDIYGGDYERFGLPGWAVASSFGNMMSKEKREAVTKEDLARATLITITNNIGSIARMCALNENINQVVFVGNFLRINTIAMRLLAYALDYWSKGQLKALFSEHEGYFGAVGALLELLKIP; this is translated from the exons ATGCCCGCTTTTATCCAGATGGGCAGAGATAAAAACTTCTCAAGTCTCCACACTGTCTTTTGTGCCACTGGAGGTGGAGCATACAAATTTGAGCAGGACTTTCTCACA ATAGGTGATCTTCAGCTTTGCAAACTGGATGAACTAGACTGCTTGATAAAGGGGATTTTGTACATAGACTCTGTTGGATTCAATGGACGGTCACAGTGCTATTACTTTGAAAATCCTGCGGATTCTGAAAAATGCCAGAAGTTACCATTTGATTTGAAAAATCCATACCCTCTGCTTCTGGTGAACATTGGCTCGGGGGTCAGCATCTTAGCAGTCTATTCCAAAGACAACTACAAGCGGGTCACGGGTACCAG TCTTGGAGGAGGGACTTTCTTTGGTCTCTGCTGTCTCCTCACCGGCTGCACCACTTTCGAAGAAGCTCTGGAGATGGCATCCCGCGGAGATAGCACCAAAGTGGACAAGCTTGTGCGAGACATTTACGGCGGGGACTACGAGAGGTTTGGCCTGCCGGGCTGGGCTGTGGCCTCGAG CTTTGGAAACATGATGAGCAAGGAGAAGCGGGAGGCCGTCACAAAGGAGGACCTGGCCAGGGCCACTCTGATCACCATCACCAACAACATTGGCTCCATCGCCAGAATGTGTGCCCTGAATGAA AACATTAACCAGGTGGTATTTGTTGGAAATTTCTTGAGAATTAACACGATCGCCATGCGACTTTTGGCGTATGCTTTGGATTACTGGTCCAAGGGGCAGCTGAAGGCACTGTTCTCGGAACATGAG